The following coding sequences are from one Onychomys torridus chromosome 14, mOncTor1.1, whole genome shotgun sequence window:
- the Ferd3l gene encoding fer3-like protein, which yields MATYPESCLDTTMLNFVADLSLASPRHPLFCDFPPGVPFGDRTLGFRERRPRRLSQFEETDQEEEVGEVVYEDREEEEEEGDGLQRVSSLLGRPKRKRIITYAQRQAANIRERKRMFNLNEAFDRLRRKVPTFAYEKRLSRIETLRLAIVYISFMTELLQSSEKKEAG from the coding sequence ATGGCCACCTATCCTGAGAGCTGCTTGGACACTACCATGCTGAACTTTGTCGCAGATCTCTCGTTGGCCTCACCGAGACACCCTCTTTTCTGTGACTTCCCACCTGGGGTCCCTTTTGGGGACCGAACACTGGGGTTCAGAGAGAGAAGACCCAGAAGGCTGTCGCAATTTGAGGAAACAGaccaggaggaagaggtgggcGAAGTGGTCTATGAGGAccgggaggaggaagaagaggagggagacgGACTCCAGAGAGTATCATCCTTGCTGGGCCGCCCCAAAAGGAAAAGGATCATCACCTATGCCCAGCGCCAGGCTGCCAACATTCGGGAAAGGAAGAGGATGTTCAACCTGAACGAGGCCTTTGACCGGTTGCGCAGGAAGGTGCCCACCTTCGCTTACGAGAAGAGACTGTCTAGGATCGAGACCCTCCGCTTGGCCATTGTCTATATTTCCTTCATGACGGAGCTCCTGCAGAGCAGCGAGAAAAAGGAGGCCGGCTAA